The segment TTTTTGGTACTTGTTTACTTAATTTTTGTGCTTGTAAGGAAAATAATAATGTAAATTTCATATTAGTCATTGCTCTAATTTTCCCTTTTTTAATATAATTAGAATTAATAGAAATTGTTTCCATATCAAAAGTAATAGGTAATGGATGATGTTTATAAAATAGAAATCCTCAAATTGCATGACAAACTAATGAAGGTTTTATTTTAAATATTTGTTTCTTAGTAACAAAATTAGTTAAAATTGCACCATCAATCATTTTTGGTAATCTTTTAATTGCTAATGCTGTTAATGCAGAACCTAATGATTCACCCATTAATAAAATTTTTTTATTAGGATAACGTTCATTCAAAACCGTTATAATATCTTTAATATCATTAATAGTTGTTCCAAAAGTATGATATTTTCATTTTTCATTTTCTCCTCAACCTCGTTGATCAAAACTTAAAAATGAAATACCATGTTTAGTAAAAAACTTAGCAGCTGTTTTAAAGTCTGTTAAAGAGGCACCCATACCATGAATACCAATAATAATATATTTACTATTATCAACAAATTTAAATTCAGTATGTAAAAAATAGTTATCCCTAGTAATGATTCCCTCGTTACTTCATTGTGGAAAATGATGATTCAGTTCTCAGTGATAATCAATATGGAAAATTTGATAAATTCTATATAAAATATAAAGTATTATTAACATAGCTAAAACTACGATAAGTATTGCTCATCAATAATGTTGCCAAAAATTATCCATAATAAATGATACCCTCCAATAATATATAAATACTTACTAATATTTTATCAAATTAATTTTATTTTTATTAAAACAAAACCTTAAATGGTTTTGTTTTAATAAAAATATTTACTTCTTAGTGACTTCAGCAATTAATTGACCAACCGTTACTTGTTCATCATCTTTTACTACTTGCTTTACAACATAACCTTCCATTGTTTCATTAATGAAAACAATTGGTGTTGTTACTTTTTTACCTTTATTCTTAACTTCTTGTAAATTAGCAACTACAATTACTTCTGATTTTTTAATTGGTTTACCTTGTTCAGCTTTAATATCAAAGCCCTTACCAGCTAATTCAACAGTATCAATACCAATATGAACTAAACATTCAATACCTGTATTTACATCTTTAATACCATAAGCATGTCCTGTATTAAATACTGTTGCTAATTTTCCATCAAATAGTGATACAAATTCAACTCCATCTTTACCTTTATATTCAGGGATAATAGCAAAACCAGTCCCTAACATTTCCTGAGCAAATACTGGATCTTCAACTTTACTAAGGTTAATAACTTTACCAGTAACTGGTGCATAAATTAATAAAGGTAATTGTTTTTTTTTCTTGAAAAACATATGTCGATTCTCCTCAAAATTATGTAAATTAGATGTTTATAATTTTAACATTAAATAATGTAACTTTAAAAATAAATAATATTTTTATTTTTTTGATAAAAATTTTTCTACTAATGATTTAACTTCTTCATTGGTTTCACATTGTAATGCTTTTGATGCTAATATTTCTGTATCCTTTTTATTTAAAGTACTAATAATTTTTCTAGTTTCTAAAACACTAGATGCAGACATTGAAAATTCATCTAGCCCTAGACCAACTAGTAGTGGAACAGCAATTTTATCACCAGCCATTTCACCACACATGGCAACAGGACGATTATATTTATGTCCACCATCAATTGTCATCTTAATCAAACGTAAAATTGATGGATGATATGGTTGATATAAATAAGACACTTTTTCTGACATACGATCAGCGGCTAAACTATATTGAATTAAATCATTAGTTCCAATTGAAAAGAAATCCGCATATTTAGCAAATATTTCTGCATTAACTGCTGCTGCTGGAATTTCAATCATCATTCCAACTTGAATATCATCACTAACTTTAACTTTTTCTTTAATTAATTCTTTTTTGCAAGTTTCATATAATGATTTAGCTGCTTTAAATTCTTCAACAGTAGCAATCATTGGAAACATAATAGCTAATTTACCAAAAGCTGAAGCACGAATTAAAGCACGTAACTGAGTTTTAAAAATATCTTTACGATCTAAACACAAACGAATGGCACGATAACCAAGGAAAGGATTCATTTCTTTTGGTAAATCTAAATATGATAATTCTTTATCACCACCAATATCTAAAGTTCTAATAACAACTTTATGTTTAGTAGCAGACAATACTTTTTTATATTCTTCAAATTGAATATCTTCACTTGGAAAATCACTACTTTCCATATAAAGAAATTCACTTCTAAAAAGTCCTACTCCTTGTGCATCATATTCAATTGCTTTAATCATATCTTTAGGTGAACCAATATTTGCTTCTAACTTTACTTCATGATTATCACTGGTTTTAGTTAATTTACCTTTAAATACTAATAATTCTTTTTGTTCTTCAATTCATGCGTTTTGTTTAGCAACTCATTTATTTTTTTCACTACTATTTAAATCAATTTCAATTTCACCAGTATTACCATCTAATACACAAAATTGATTATTTTTTACTTTTGTAATAACATTTTTTAACCCAAGAACTGCTGGAATACCAAGACTACGAGCCATAATTGCTGCATGAGAAGTTCTACCACCAATATCACATAAAAATCCTTTAACAAACTTAGGATTCAATTGACTTGTTTCTGAAGGTGTTAGATCATGACTAACAATAATTGTTTCTTCTTTAATTGCACTTAAATCAATAGTTTTAATATTTAAAATTTTACGTAAAATTCGATCACGAACATCAATAACATCAGCAGCACGTTCATGAAAATAATCATCATCCATTGCTTGCAATGTTGCAATTGCTTTATTAGCAGTACTTTCTAAAGCATTAGCAGCATTATATTTTTCTTCTTTAATTAACTTTTCAGTATCTTCAATTAATACTGGATCAGTTGTTACTAAAAAATGAGCTTCAAAAACAGCGGCTTTTTCTTCACCCAAAGTTTTTGTTGTATTTTGGATGAGTTGTTTAATTTCATTACCTGCTATTTTTAAAGCATCATGTAACTTTTTAACTTCTCCTTCTATTTCTTTTTCATTAATTTTTTTAGGATTAGTTTTGATAGTTTCATGTTTTAAGATTAATGCTTTGGCTAGAGCAATGCCATTACTAGCACCAATACCTTTCATTTTTAACATTATATATATTTCACTCCTTATAAAATATGTTTATTAATAGTCTACTAAATTATAATAAAAAAATGAAATATTGTATAAAATATTTATTATAATTTAAACT is part of the Spiroplasma endosymbiont of Lasioglossum villosulum genome and harbors:
- the ptsP gene encoding phosphoenolpyruvate--protein phosphotransferase — protein: MMLKMKGIGASNGIALAKALILKHETIKTNPKKINEKEIEGEVKKLHDALKIAGNEIKQLIQNTTKTLGEEKAAVFEAHFLVTTDPVLIEDTEKLIKEEKYNAANALESTANKAIATLQAMDDDYFHERAADVIDVRDRILRKILNIKTIDLSAIKEETIIVSHDLTPSETSQLNPKFVKGFLCDIGGRTSHAAIMARSLGIPAVLGLKNVITKVKNNQFCVLDGNTGEIEIDLNSSEKNKWVAKQNAWIEEQKELLVFKGKLTKTSDNHEVKLEANIGSPKDMIKAIEYDAQGVGLFRSEFLYMESSDFPSEDIQFEEYKKVLSATKHKVVIRTLDIGGDKELSYLDLPKEMNPFLGYRAIRLCLDRKDIFKTQLRALIRASAFGKLAIMFPMIATVEEFKAAKSLYETCKKELIKEKVKVSDDIQVGMMIEIPAAAVNAEIFAKYADFFSIGTNDLIQYSLAADRMSEKVSYLYQPYHPSILRLIKMTIDGGHKYNRPVAMCGEMAGDKIAVPLLVGLGLDEFSMSASSVLETRKIISTLNKKDTEILASKALQCETNEEVKSLVEKFLSKK
- a CDS encoding PTS glucose transporter subunit IIA — its product is MFFKKKKQLPLLIYAPVTGKVINLSKVEDPVFAQEMLGTGFAIIPEYKGKDGVEFVSLFDGKLATVFNTGHAYGIKDVNTGIECLVHIGIDTVELAGKGFDIKAEQGKPIKKSEVIVVANLQEVKNKGKKVTTPIVFINETMEGYVVKQVVKDDEQVTVGQLIAEVTKK
- a CDS encoding alpha/beta hydrolase yields the protein MDNFWQHYWWAILIVVLAMLIILYILYRIYQIFHIDYHWELNHHFPQWSNEGIITRDNYFLHTEFKFVDNSKYIIIGIHGMGASLTDFKTAAKFFTKHGISFLSFDQRGWGENEKWKYHTFGTTINDIKDIITVLNERYPNKKILLMGESLGSALTALAIKRLPKMIDGAILTNFVTKKQIFKIKPSLVCHAIWGFLFYKHHPLPITFDMETISINSNYIKKGKIRAMTNMKFTLLFSLQAQKLSKQVPKNLNSAKCPVLIVQSAKDIFADFDKIAKNNKRWRQGITYSFYEEGNHAILNEPNINIILEDILTWIEKEHL